Proteins encoded together in one Sceloporus undulatus isolate JIND9_A2432 ecotype Alabama chromosome 4, SceUnd_v1.1, whole genome shotgun sequence window:
- the BTF3L4 gene encoding transcription factor BTF3 homolog 4, producing MNQEKLAKLQAQVRIGGKGTARRKKKVVHRTATADDKKLQSSLKKLAVNNIAGIEEVNMIKDDGTVIHFNNPKVQASLSANTFAITGHAEAKPITEMLPGILSQLGADSLTSLRKLAEQFPRQVLDSKVPKSEDIDEEDDDVPDLVENFDEASKNEAN from the exons ATGAATCAAGAAAAATTGGCGAAACTTCAGGCTCAGGTCCGAATAGGTGGAAAG GGTACAGCTCGTAGAAAGAAGAAGGTAGTACACAGAACAGCCACAGCTGATGATAAAAAACTTCAGAGTTCACTGAAAAAATTGGCAGTAAATAATATTGCTGGTATTGAAGAG gtgAATATGATAAAAGATGATGGAACAGTTATCCATTTCAACAATCCCAAGGTCCAGGCTTCTCTGTCTGCAAACACTTTTGCAATTACTGGTCATGCTGAAGCTAAACCTATCACAGAAATGCTCCCTGGCATCTTAAGCCAGCTGGGTGCTGACAGCTTAACTAGTCTCAGGAAGTTAGCTGAACAGTTCCCAAGGCAAG TGTTGGATAGCAAAGTACCAAAATCAGAAGATAttgatgaagaagatgatgatgttcCCG atCTTGTAGAAAACTTCGATGAAGCATCAAAAAATGAAgctaattaa